The DNA region CAGCGGTTTGTCGATTTGTTGCGGGTTTATTCGCGGCGACTTGTTGTTGAAGATAACCTGGCGGTTGGGGTTTGAGGTTTTTTTTTGTTATCTGTGATTGCTGGGTGGGTTGGTTTGTGTTTTCGCTGGTATCCGCCTTTTGCTTTTGCTTTTGCTTTTGCTTTTGCTTTTGCTTTCGCTGGCATCCGCGATTCGTTAGCGTGCTTCAGGCGTCGCCCCTGTGCGGGGCGGCACCTACTTTTCTTTGCCGCCGCAAAGAAAAGTAGGCAAAAGAAAGCGGCTCACACCGCCAATTCTAGTTCTTGCCTGAGGGCCCCCAAAGGGTCTTACGCTTCACACGGCAACCACGTGACCCACGTCCGTTGCCAACGCTCTAAATGAGCGCCTCACCCGCTTCACACACCCGTGTTTGAGCATGCCGCGCTAGACAGTCCGCCGCCGCCAAGGTGGCAAACTGTGTGTCGGCCCTCGGTGCTCCACACGCTTCACTCCAGACCGATAGCGCACGCGCCCCACCCGGTAAGAACGCGAAGCTATACGACGCGACAACCTACACACAGTTTGCCACCTGGGCGGCACATACCATTCGCTGCCGCTTGACCGGGTACGGGTATTCGAAGAAGGTGAGGCGTTGATTCGGAGCGTTGGCAACGGGCATTCACCGGGGCACTAGCGTGTGAAGGATGGGGACGTTGGGGGCCCGTGGACAAGAACAAGGGCTGGCGGTGTGAGCCGCTTTCTTTTGCCTACTTTTCTTTGCGGCGGCAAAGAAAAGTAGGTGCCGCCCCGCACAGGGGCGACGCCTGAAGCGAGATAACGAATCGCGGATGCCAGCGCAAACTAACAATTCCCGAATGCCAGCGCCAAAACCAAACCAAACCCAACCCAACAAACGACCAGCTACTGCAAATTCACAAACAACCCACCATCTACCAACAACGCAGCGCCAGTAACATACCTCGCCCGATCAGAAGCAAGAAACACAACACAGTCTGCGACATCCTCCGGCTGCCCAAGCCGTCCAAGCGGAATCCGCTTCTCAAAGTAAGCCTTCTTGGCATCATCGCCGAGATCATCGGCATTAAGATCAGTGGCAATCGTCCCAGGCATAACAGAATTACACCGTATGCCATAAGGCCCAAGCGCAATCGCGCAAGACTGCATCAGCGAGTGCACGCCCGCCTTGGTCGGCGTGTAATGCGTCTGCATCCCACCCCCAACAAGCGCACTGATAGAACTCGTCGCGACGATCGCACCGCCCGTGCCCTGCGCCTTCATCTGCTGCGCCGCAGCCTGCGTAACAAAAAACGCCCCATTGAGATTGACGGCAACTGTCGTCTCGAGCACATCGGCAGGCATATCGAGAAACGCATGAAACGGACAAATGCCCGCATTGCTGGCCAGCACATCAACCTTCCCGAACGCCTCGACCGTGCGCCGCACAAGCTCAGGCCCCGTCTCCTTCAACCCGACATTGCCTTCGACGGCAATCACCCGCCGCCCGAGCGATTCGATTTCACCCACCACCTCCTCGACCGCGGAACGCCGGTTATACGATGCATCGTTGTCGCCCCAGTAGTTGATCGCAACGTCGGCGCCCTCTTTCGCACACGCCACGGCAATCGCCCGCCCAATGCCGCGCGAGCCACCCGTAACGATCACCGCCTTGTCTTTCAGCAGCACATGCTTCTCCGTTCAATGTTGATAAGGCCGCTCGAGCGCACACTCGGGATTGAGCCGCACACCGAAACCCGGCGTGTCAGGCACCTTCATGCGGCCATTCACGGGCACCGGCTCGTCGAGCAGCAGCGGCGTGAACATCGGCACTACGTGATCGGCCTTCGGCGCCATCATCAGGAACTCGGCGAACGGCGAGTTGTGACGCGTGACCACAAAGTGATAGCTGTACACCGACGACCCATGCGGCACGACCATCACGTTATGCGCATCGGCGAGCGCGGAAATCTTGATCAGTTCCGTGATGCCGCCGCACCAGCCCACGTCCGGCTGGATCAGATCGCAGCAGTTCATTTCGAGCAGCATCCTGAAGCCCCAGCGCGTCGCCTCGTGCTCGCCCGTCGACACCATCATGCCGCGCGGCACGTTGCGGCGCAGTTCGGCGTAACCCCAGTAGTCATCGGGCGACAGCGCTTCTTCAATCCACTTCAGGCCATATTCGTGCGCGGCCTTCGCCAGCTTCGTCGCGTACGTGACGTCGAGGCTCATCCAGCAGTCGTACATCAGCCAGAAATCGTCGCCGACGCGGCTGCGCATTTGCGCGAGCTTCTCGATGTTCTTCCTGAGTCCCTCCTCACCTTCCGCCGGATTGTGCTGCAACGGCAGCTTGCCGCCGATAAAGCCCATTTCCTTCGCAAGGTCGGGCCGCGCGCCCGTCGCATAGAACTGCAACTCGTCACGGACCGGGCCGCCCAATAGCTGATACACCGGCTCATTGCGCACTTTCGCGAGCAGATCCCACAGTGCCAGATCGACGCCCGAAATCGTGTTGAGCACCACGCCCTTGCGTCCGTAATAGAGGGTCGAGAAGTACATCTGATCCCACATCTTCTCGATGTCCGTCACGAGTTGTCCTTCGAGGAAGCGCGCCAGATGCTTCTCGACGATGAACGCACCGATCTCGCCGCCCGTCGTCACCGCGAAGCCGACCGTGCCGTCGCTCGCCTCGATTTCGACCACCAGCGTCCCCAGCACGTTGATGCCGAACGACTGCCGGCTTTGCCGGTACTGCGGATAACGCGCCATCGGCGTCGAGATGTGATCGTCGATCCAGTGTCCGTCGGCCTGATCGTGATAGTCCGCGCCGCCGCCGCGGACGACGAAGGCACGCACGTGCCGGATAGTGGGCATCGCCATGTTCTAGAGCTCCGTTCGTGGGTTGCGTGCGCCTCGCTTGTCAGCGGGCGCGATGAATGGGTTGCGGGAAGGCGGGCGTGTCGCGCGCCGCGTCGCGGCGCACCAGCGTGCCGATGAGCAGCGCCGCCAGCAGACTCGCCGCACCGAGCAGCAGCAGACCCGCCGAGGTCGACTGGAACGCATGCTCGGCGCTCGTGCGCAGCGTCGGCGCGATAAAGCCGCCCAGGCTGCCGAGCGAGTTGATCAACGCGATGCCGCCTGCGGCCGCCGCGCCCGTCAGGTAGCGCGTCGGAAAGGTCCAGAAGAGCGGCTGTGCGGCGATGAAGCCGCTTGCCGCGCAGCACAGCGCGGCCATCGCCAGAAGCGGACTATGCGTCGCGCCCGATACGCCGATGCCGCATCCGGCGAGCACCAGCAGCGCGACAGCCCAGCGCCGGTGCGTGCCCGTTGCGTCGGCGCGGCGCGGCACGAACCAGGTCAGCGCGAGCGCGCAGATCCAGGGCACGGCCGCCACCATGCCGACGCGCACGCCGACCGACTCGCCCATCAGCGCCGCGACCTGCTGCGGCAGATAGAAGATCACGCCGTACACGCTCATCTGGATCAGCAGATAGATTGCCGAGAACAGCAGCACGCGTTTATCGACGAGCGCCGCAAGCAGATTGCGAGGGCCGTGCGCGGACGCGGCGCGTGCATCGTCGTCGAGCGCGGCGCTCAAGGTCTTGCGCGCTTGCGGCGTGAGCCAGCGCGCGTCTTCGGGCCGATCGTCGAGATAGAAGAACGCCCATACGCCGACCACCGACGCCAGTCCGCCTTCGATCAGAAACAGCCACTGCCAGCCCGCAAGATTCAACGCCCCGTGCAACTCGAGCAGAAAGCCCGACAGCGGGCTGCCGAACATGAATGCAAGCGGTGCGCCGAAATAGAACACGCCGACGGCACGCGCACGCGCCGATTGCGGAAACCAGCGCGTCAGATAATAGATGACGCCCGGAAAGAAGCCCGCTTCGGCGACGCCGAGCAAAAAACGCAGCACATAAAACGTGGTGCTCGTGTGAGCGAGACTCATCGCCGCCGACACGAGTCCCCACGTGACCATGATCCGGCACATCCACAGCCGCGCGCCGACGCGATGCAGCAGCAGATTGCTCGGCACCTCGAACAGCGCATAGCCGACGAAGAATACGCCAGCGCCGAACGCGAATGCGGCGTTCGAGATTCCCGTGTCGTGCTGCAGGGCCTTTTGTGCAAAGCCGATGTTCGCGCGGTCGAGGAACGCGAGCACGTACATCAGCAGCAGGAACGGCAACAGCCGCCGCATGACCTGGCTGACGATGCCGTCGAGGGAGTCGCGGATTTCGGACGAGGTCCTGTTCATCATGTCTCCGTTTCGCCTTCGTGCGAAGGCCGGGCGGCATGCGTGTGCCGCCATCGTTCGTCGCTTTGTGCGTGATTGCTATCGTGTGGGTGCGAGGGGGTCTAGTAGGTTGCGCGGCCGCCCGAGAGATCGAACACGGCGCCCGTGCTGAATGCGCAGTCTTCTGACGCGAGCCACAGAATCAGCGACGCTGCCTCGTCGGGCAGCAGGAAGCGGTTCATGGGAATCTTCGACAGCATGTAGTCGATGTGTTCCTGCTTCATCGAATCGAAGATTTCGGTTTTCGCGGCTGCGGGCGTGACGGCGTTGACGAGGATGTTCTTGGTCGCGAGTTCCTTGCCTAGCGATTTGGTCAGGCCGATCAGCCCCGCTTTCGAAGCGCTGTAGTGCGATGCGTTCGGATTGCCTTCCTTGCCCGCCACCGAAGCAATATTGACAATGCGCCCGTAACCCTGCTTCAGCATCTGCGGCACGACCGCGCGGCATGCGAGATACGGACCGATCAGGTTGACGTCGATCACGCGGCGCCACAAGTCCGGTTCGAGTTCCCACGTCGTGCCGTTGCCGCCCGTGATGCCGGCGCAGTTGATCAACACGTCGATGGCGCCATGGGCGGCGAGCGTCTTGCTGACGGCGGCGTCGATCTCGGCCTCTTTGGTTTGATCGACGGTGACGGCTGTGACCTTGCCGAGTTCTCCTAGCGCTTGCGCGCTGCGCTCTAGCCGCTCCGCGTCGACATCCCAGAGCGCCACGGCCGCTCCCGAGCGCAGCGCGCGCTGGGCTACCGCATAGCCGATTCCCCGCGCGCCGCCCGTAATGACGACCACGCGGTTCTCCAGATCGATCTGATTCATCGCTGCGCTCCTCTGTTTTGATCCTGATGCGGATGTTGCTCGCGCATTTTTTGTTGGTGTTGATGTTGGGTCACGGACCCTCGGTGTACGCAATATAAAGCCGGTGGCGATTCGGGAACAATCCGACTGTTGGATGGGGTGATAACAAAAGTGAATCAGGGATGAGGCGGTGCGGCGCTTGCAGCGCGAGTTTTTGGGCTTTGCGATGGCAGTGGCGTTGTGGCTTTGTGGGGTATGCGTTTGTTGTTCGGGGTTGTGGTTTTTGCCGTGCGGTGTTCCGGGTTCTGCGCTGGCATCCGCGTTACGTTAGCTCGCTTCAAGCGTCGCCCCTGTGCGGGGCGGCACCTACTTTTCTTTGCCGCCGCAAAGAAAAGTAGGCAAAAGAAAGCGGCTCACACCGCCAATTCTTGACGTTTACCCACGGGCCCCCAACGTCCCCACGCTTCACACGCCAGCCATTCTGTTCACGCGCGTTGCCAACGCGCTGAATAAGCGCCTCACCCACTTCAAATACCCGTACCCGGTCAAGCGGCAGCGAATGGTATGTGCCGCCCAGGTGGCAAACTGTGTGTAGGTTGCCGCGTCGTATAGCTCGGCGCTCTTACAAGGCGGGATGCGTGCGCTATCGGTCCGGAGTGGTGCACGTATGGCGCGAAAGCCGACACACAGTTTGCCACCTGGGCGGCGGTCGACTGTCTGGCGCGGCATGCTGAAACGCGGGGATATGAAGCGGGTGAGGCGCTCATTCAGAGCGTTAGCAACGAACGTGGGTCACGTGATTGCCGTGTGAAGTGTAAGAACCTTTGGGGGCCCTCAGGCAAGAACTAGAATTGGCGGTGTGAGCCGCTTTCTTTTGCCTACTTTTCTTTGCGGCGGCAAAGAAAAGTAGGTGCCGCCCCGCACAGGGGCGACGCGTGAAGCACGCTAACAATTCGCGGATGCCAGCGAAAGCAAAAGCAATTCCCGAATACCACCACAAAGGCAAAAAACCGAAAACGCACGCCCTCGTTCAAGGGCCCTTAGCCCGCAACAACTCCTCCGTATCGATTCTCCGCACTTCCCCATGCCGCGCCTCGACGGCCTTCACGAGATCATACGTACCGCCCGGCCCGTCGCCGCGCTTACCGTCCCACACACACAGCAACCGAAGCACATTCGCGCGAACACTCTCGGCATCCGACAACATCAGCAAATTGTTGCGCGTGAACGCATCGTCGCCCGGCGCCAAAGGCCCCAACACATCATCGGCAAAAATACACCCCGTCGCTTCAGTCACGCGACGATACAGCGCCACCCACCGCTCCCCGCCCGTCGCGACCGATCGCTCGATGAAAGTCCCTTCATCGAAAGGCAGATAGACCCGCAGCGTCACGCCCCGGTCGAGCGCGGCGCTCGCGAACAGCAGATCGCCGCCGCACGCGGCACTGCACAGTCCAATGTCCCCCGCGCCCGCGCCTATCGCGTCCAGTTCGCCCGCAATG from Paraburkholderia caribensis includes:
- a CDS encoding SDR family NAD(P)-dependent oxidoreductase; its protein translation is MNQIDLENRVVVITGGARGIGYAVAQRALRSGAAVALWDVDAERLERSAQALGELGKVTAVTVDQTKEAEIDAAVSKTLAAHGAIDVLINCAGITGGNGTTWELEPDLWRRVIDVNLIGPYLACRAVVPQMLKQGYGRIVNIASVAGKEGNPNASHYSASKAGLIGLTKSLGKELATKNILVNAVTPAAAKTEIFDSMKQEHIDYMLSKIPMNRFLLPDEAASLILWLASEDCAFSTGAVFDLSGGRATY
- the rhmD gene encoding L-rhamnonate dehydratase → MAMPTIRHVRAFVVRGGGADYHDQADGHWIDDHISTPMARYPQYRQSRQSFGINVLGTLVVEIEASDGTVGFAVTTGGEIGAFIVEKHLARFLEGQLVTDIEKMWDQMYFSTLYYGRKGVVLNTISGVDLALWDLLAKVRNEPVYQLLGGPVRDELQFYATGARPDLAKEMGFIGGKLPLQHNPAEGEEGLRKNIEKLAQMRSRVGDDFWLMYDCWMSLDVTYATKLAKAAHEYGLKWIEEALSPDDYWGYAELRRNVPRGMMVSTGEHEATRWGFRMLLEMNCCDLIQPDVGWCGGITELIKISALADAHNVMVVPHGSSVYSYHFVVTRHNSPFAEFLMMAPKADHVVPMFTPLLLDEPVPVNGRMKVPDTPGFGVRLNPECALERPYQH
- a CDS encoding MFS transporter, producing MNRTSSEIRDSLDGIVSQVMRRLLPFLLLMYVLAFLDRANIGFAQKALQHDTGISNAAFAFGAGVFFVGYALFEVPSNLLLHRVGARLWMCRIMVTWGLVSAAMSLAHTSTTFYVLRFLLGVAEAGFFPGVIYYLTRWFPQSARARAVGVFYFGAPLAFMFGSPLSGFLLELHGALNLAGWQWLFLIEGGLASVVGVWAFFYLDDRPEDARWLTPQARKTLSAALDDDARAASAHGPRNLLAALVDKRVLLFSAIYLLIQMSVYGVIFYLPQQVAALMGESVGVRVGMVAAVPWICALALTWFVPRRADATGTHRRWAVALLVLAGCGIGVSGATHSPLLAMAALCCAASGFIAAQPLFWTFPTRYLTGAAAAGGIALINSLGSLGGFIAPTLRTSAEHAFQSTSAGLLLLGAASLLAALLIGTLVRRDAARDTPAFPQPIHRAR
- a CDS encoding SDR family NAD(P)-dependent oxidoreductase, which produces MLLKDKAVIVTGGSRGIGRAIAVACAKEGADVAINYWGDNDASYNRRSAVEEVVGEIESLGRRVIAVEGNVGLKETGPELVRRTVEAFGKVDVLASNAGICPFHAFLDMPADVLETTVAVNLNGAFFVTQAAAQQMKAQGTGGAIVATSSISALVGGGMQTHYTPTKAGVHSLMQSCAIALGPYGIRCNSVMPGTIATDLNADDLGDDAKKAYFEKRIPLGRLGQPEDVADCVVFLASDRARYVTGAALLVDGGLFVNLQ